One part of the Borreliella afzelii genome encodes these proteins:
- a CDS encoding penicillin-binding protein 1A, translated as MKLNNLNLKKINKHKLLIYLTYFTVSFSIITLSLAISKTINIQKDKNFGYINPAVPSRLLDINGKLITQFISDENRELMPLRKMPDNLINTLLIREDIGFFSHRGFSLIGIFRAAFNIVLGRYFSGGSTLTQQLAKLLYTNQARRSILRKLNEIWWAIQLEKKLSKYEILEKYLNKVYFGNGNYGIVAASKFFFGKSVNKINTAESVMMIIQLPNAKLYSPLYNPEFSKKIQRAVLNQVVSNGIVKAEIAEKEFNEYWQNYDWTRMADTSAISNKKDQAPYFSEYIRQKILKYLPDGANIYKDGYSIYSTLDLEAQKYADKVTNDMINKARTMHNLNRSSETIIINSEIVPVVDAISDLLGIKNLRINGRQYKKLRKRKFYEDNIDLIASFGAILGIDKIDKATKEYIIKNKLTPKLVAQPEGAMIAIDTTSGAIRAMVGGSGHAKDNEFNRATQAKVQPGSAFKTLYFAAAIDLKKITAATMFSDSPVAFLNKDGEVYAPGNYGGKWRGNVLTRQALALSLNIPALRILDKLGFDSAISYSSKLLGITDPKEIEKTFPKVYPLALGVISVSPIQMARAFAILGNSGNEIEPYGIRYIEDRTGRIIVNEEASILAKIKNKGHQNQIVSPQAAYIITDMMKSTIQYGTLANQKYTNLKNFKSDIAGKSGTTQNWADGWAIGYSPYITTAFWVGFDKKGYSLGTSGTGTGLAGPSWGEFMAEYHKNLPKKVFEKPAGIISIPVQAETGLLPEEIADEKIINELFISGTQPIEKSKYYGNKLEFKNTIEFNIYGIDEINNNDEINFDTPEFEYIDNNLESLNNNNNVLENIDNNENKNEDEIEMNIQEPLNKIENENSQQDLINNNNDEEMLIKNTKEIKDGVIVNKTNTTEVQSIKELNSNNNENENENEKINNKDVNGEDIQLD; from the coding sequence ATGAAATTAAATAACCTTAATTTGAAAAAAATAAATAAGCATAAGTTACTTATTTATTTAACATATTTCACAGTTAGCTTTTCTATTATCACACTGTCATTAGCAATATCTAAGACTATAAACATACAAAAAGATAAAAATTTTGGATATATAAACCCAGCAGTTCCCTCAAGACTTTTAGATATTAATGGAAAACTAATAACTCAATTTATATCTGATGAAAATAGAGAATTAATGCCCTTGAGAAAAATGCCTGATAATTTAATTAATACACTTTTAATACGAGAAGATATTGGTTTTTTTTCTCATCGAGGTTTTTCCTTGATAGGAATATTTAGAGCTGCATTTAATATTGTTCTTGGCAGATATTTTTCAGGTGGCAGCACATTGACCCAACAACTTGCAAAGCTTCTCTACACGAATCAAGCAAGAAGATCAATTTTGAGGAAATTAAATGAAATATGGTGGGCAATCCAACTTGAAAAAAAACTCTCAAAATACGAAATATTAGAGAAATACCTTAATAAAGTTTATTTTGGAAACGGCAACTATGGAATAGTTGCCGCATCAAAATTCTTTTTTGGCAAAAGCGTGAATAAAATCAATACAGCAGAGTCCGTGATGATGATAATCCAACTTCCAAATGCAAAACTTTATTCACCTCTTTACAATCCAGAATTCTCAAAAAAAATACAACGCGCAGTTTTAAACCAAGTTGTATCAAATGGAATAGTAAAAGCCGAAATTGCTGAAAAAGAATTTAATGAATATTGGCAAAATTATGATTGGACTAGAATGGCTGATACATCTGCAATTTCAAACAAAAAAGACCAGGCTCCTTATTTTTCTGAATACATAAGGCAAAAAATACTAAAATATTTACCAGATGGTGCAAACATATATAAAGATGGATACTCAATATATTCAACTCTTGACCTTGAAGCACAAAAATATGCAGATAAAGTTACAAACGATATGATTAATAAAGCAAGAACAATGCATAATTTAAACAGATCATCCGAAACAATAATTATTAATTCAGAAATTGTCCCTGTAGTAGATGCAATATCAGATTTATTAGGAATTAAAAATTTAAGAATAAATGGAAGACAATATAAAAAACTTAGAAAAAGAAAATTTTACGAAGACAATATTGATCTAATTGCAAGCTTTGGAGCTATACTTGGAATTGATAAAATAGATAAAGCAACAAAAGAATATATTATTAAAAACAAATTAACACCAAAGCTAGTTGCACAGCCTGAAGGAGCAATGATAGCAATAGACACAACAAGCGGAGCAATAAGAGCCATGGTTGGGGGAAGCGGACATGCTAAAGACAATGAATTTAATCGAGCCACACAAGCAAAAGTTCAGCCTGGAAGTGCATTTAAAACATTATATTTTGCAGCAGCAATTGATCTAAAAAAAATAACAGCTGCCACAATGTTTTCAGACTCTCCAGTAGCATTTCTAAATAAAGACGGAGAAGTTTATGCTCCAGGAAATTATGGCGGAAAATGGCGAGGCAACGTTTTAACACGCCAAGCATTGGCCTTGTCTTTAAATATTCCAGCATTAAGAATATTAGACAAACTAGGTTTTGACTCTGCAATTAGCTACTCCTCAAAACTATTAGGGATAACAGATCCAAAAGAAATAGAAAAAACATTTCCAAAAGTTTATCCACTGGCACTCGGTGTAATATCGGTTTCTCCAATACAAATGGCAAGAGCCTTTGCAATTTTGGGAAATAGTGGTAACGAAATCGAACCTTATGGAATAAGATACATTGAAGATAGAACCGGAAGAATAATAGTAAATGAAGAAGCAAGTATATTGGCTAAAATAAAAAACAAAGGACATCAAAATCAAATAGTGTCTCCTCAAGCTGCCTATATCATCACAGATATGATGAAATCAACAATTCAATACGGAACCTTAGCAAATCAAAAATATACAAATCTTAAAAATTTTAAATCTGACATTGCTGGAAAATCAGGAACAACACAAAATTGGGCAGACGGATGGGCAATAGGATACTCTCCTTATATAACAACAGCATTTTGGGTTGGATTTGACAAAAAAGGATATTCACTAGGAACATCTGGAACAGGAACAGGATTAGCAGGCCCTAGTTGGGGAGAATTCATGGCAGAATATCACAAAAACTTACCTAAAAAAGTTTTTGAAAAACCTGCAGGAATAATTAGCATCCCTGTACAAGCAGAAACAGGACTATTGCCAGAAGAAATTGCTGATGAGAAAATAATAAATGAACTATTTATTTCTGGCACCCAGCCAATTGAAAAATCAAAATACTATGGCAATAAACTAGAATTTAAAAATACAATAGAATTTAACATATACGGAATTGATGAGATTAATAATAACGATGAAATAAATTTTGACACTCCTGAATTTGAATATATTGATAATAATCTTGAAAGCCTAAACAATAATAATAATGTTCTTGAGAACATTGACAATAATGAAAATAAAAACGAAGATGAAATAGAAATGAACATTCAAGAACCCTTAAATAAAATAGAAAATGAGAATTCACAACAAGATCTAATAAATAACAACAACGATGAAGAAATGCTTATTAAAAACACTAAAGAAATTAAAGACGGAGTCATTGTTAATAAAACAAACACAACAGAAGTGCAAAGCATAAAAGAATTAAATTCAAACAACAATGAAAATGAAAATGAAAATGAGAAAATTAATAATAAAGACGTCAACGGAGAAGATATCCAATTGGATTAA
- a CDS encoding ParB N-terminal domain-containing protein, with protein sequence MLIDIDQIKIKKRIRKNIGDIETLKNSIIKHGLIYPIIIDKNKNLIAGFRRYQALKEIGYKEAEVKVISIENKKTLLEIELDENNVRKSFTKSEANEGEAYLKIYSESNIIMRFFKFIILKIKNMWKRKNRKI encoded by the coding sequence ATGTTAATAGATATCGATCAAATAAAAATAAAAAAAAGAATTAGAAAAAATATAGGAGACATTGAAACCCTTAAAAACAGCATTATAAAACATGGATTAATTTATCCAATAATAATAGATAAAAATAAAAATTTGATAGCAGGATTTAGAAGATATCAAGCCTTAAAAGAAATAGGCTATAAAGAAGCTGAGGTAAAGGTAATCTCAATTGAAAACAAAAAAACTTTACTTGAAATTGAACTTGATGAGAATAATGTTAGAAAATCATTTACAAAAAGTGAAGCAAACGAAGGTGAAGCCTACTTAAAAATTTATTCTGAAAGTAATATAATAATGAGATTCTTTAAATTTATTATATTAAAAATTAAAAACATGTGGAAAAGAAAAAATAGAAAAATTTAA
- a CDS encoding L-threonylcarbamoyladenylate synthase produces MILTEIIHSNQIQKAAKLIKMGELVVFPTETVYGIGANAYNEDAVKMIFLVKKRPIENPLIVHVDTVKKIKELSEYIPKSALILIKRFSPGPLTYVFKKSIKISRFVSGNLDTVAIRIPANKIALNLIKTSKVPIVAPSANISKRPSSTSFEMALKELNGLVKGIIKTEKTKDFNIGIESTVIGFDLKDNVLILRPGAITKKMIEKELQGKYTVNYAETKIELEKSPGNIIEHYKPKIPVYLFKSQDNIRRYLNKDTKILITKPTLKSYLFNFLWDKKNIKVFNTLEEYAQNLYKELVNSEKDYKQILSEFVKDEELGYSINNRIRKASSNRFI; encoded by the coding sequence ATGATATTAACAGAAATAATTCACAGCAATCAAATACAAAAAGCAGCAAAACTTATCAAAATGGGAGAGCTTGTTGTATTTCCAACAGAAACAGTTTACGGAATTGGCGCAAATGCTTACAATGAAGATGCTGTAAAAATGATTTTTTTAGTAAAAAAAAGACCTATTGAAAATCCTTTAATAGTACACGTTGACACAGTAAAAAAAATAAAAGAATTATCGGAATATATTCCTAAGAGTGCTCTAATACTAATCAAAAGGTTTAGTCCAGGCCCTTTAACTTATGTTTTTAAAAAATCCATAAAAATATCCAGATTTGTAAGTGGCAATCTAGACACAGTGGCAATAAGAATTCCTGCAAATAAAATAGCTTTAAACTTAATCAAAACATCTAAAGTCCCCATAGTAGCGCCATCTGCAAATATATCAAAAAGGCCAAGCTCAACAAGCTTCGAAATGGCCTTAAAAGAATTAAATGGGCTTGTAAAGGGAATAATAAAAACAGAAAAAACCAAAGACTTTAATATTGGAATCGAGTCAACTGTAATTGGATTTGACCTAAAAGATAACGTATTAATATTAAGACCAGGCGCAATAACAAAAAAAATGATAGAAAAAGAGCTTCAAGGAAAATATACAGTAAATTATGCAGAAACAAAAATAGAGTTAGAAAAATCACCTGGGAATATAATAGAGCATTACAAACCAAAAATTCCTGTCTATTTATTTAAAAGTCAAGACAATATAAGAAGATATTTAAACAAAGACACAAAAATACTTATTACAAAACCTACTCTAAAATCTTATTTATTTAATTTTTTGTGGGATAAAAAAAATATTAAAGTATTTAATACTCTTGAAGAATATGCACAAAATCTTTACAAAGAGCTAGTTAATTCTGAGAAAGACTACAAACAAATCCTTAGTGAATTCGTAAAAGATGAAGAACTTGGATACTCAATAAACAATAGAATCAGAAAAGCCAGTTCAAATAGATTCATTTAA
- the plzA gene encoding c-di-GMP-binding receptor PlzA: MLLSRKIRDYGAKYRGKEIKMSTEINSFLNLRNTIEMRMGAYSVLGVIYSISMDSLKLIFQEDTVLPALAKNKNLGSIQLKKNSDSKNSAAFFPFLSVKLLSASAYSSQNKEYNLLTLEFLSPMPEEIAIKVGKLLDLKLGQNQRIHERIIVDKDSIRKLKIDSDKAFIKFNGSKHKCLIKDLSYGGALVISSFDYGDVNEDTIDLIFSFEFMDKEIFIEGKSKSLSVIQTPNGKVFALGIAFDEDKIPLEYTMLIHDYFN; this comes from the coding sequence ATGCTTTTATCTAGAAAAATAAGAGATTATGGAGCTAAGTATAGGGGCAAAGAAATTAAAATGAGTACAGAGATAAATAGTTTTTTAAATCTTCGCAATACTATTGAGATGAGGATGGGCGCTTATTCTGTGCTTGGAGTAATTTATTCTATTTCTATGGATTCTCTTAAACTTATTTTTCAAGAAGATACTGTATTGCCCGCTTTGGCTAAAAATAAAAATTTAGGCTCTATTCAACTTAAGAAAAATTCGGATTCTAAGAATAGTGCAGCTTTTTTTCCCTTTTTGTCTGTAAAGTTGTTGAGTGCTTCTGCTTATTCTTCTCAAAATAAAGAATACAATTTATTAACATTGGAATTTTTATCTCCTATGCCAGAAGAGATTGCTATTAAAGTGGGAAAGCTTCTTGATTTAAAACTTGGACAAAATCAGAGAATTCATGAAAGGATTATTGTTGATAAAGATTCTATTAGAAAACTAAAAATTGATTCTGATAAAGCTTTTATTAAGTTTAATGGGTCAAAACATAAATGCTTAATAAAAGATTTATCTTATGGGGGTGCTTTAGTAATTTCTTCTTTTGATTATGGGGATGTCAATGAAGATACAATTGATTTAATTTTTAGTTTTGAATTTATGGATAAAGAGATTTTTATTGAGGGTAAGTCAAAAAGTTTAAGCGTTATTCAGACGCCCAATGGAAAGGTTTTTGCGCTTGGTATTGCTTTTGATGAGGACAAAATACCGCTTGAGTATACTATGTTAATTCATGATTATTTCAATTAA